In a single window of the Elaeis guineensis isolate ETL-2024a chromosome 8, EG11, whole genome shotgun sequence genome:
- the LOC105035767 gene encoding sialyltransferase-like protein 1 isoform X2 — MKRSLRLPISLLLVVAVFTALSFGAALRRGIGDGSLRVVAAVTAAPPLNAAATPLNATLLRLAAVDAGEEELRKEVEDLLDVTFPAGISGGRGGRLRSFSAWRRENHVEARTRSGSRLPIRLRSPKNYRMFPEFRRALRDWFRNRRFQPVVMAELVALVRGPIDRHLGRPDAGRRYGTCAVVGNSGILLKNKHGELIDGHDLVIRLNNARTNGYQRNVGSKTDLSFVNSNILHFCARRDGCFCHPYGDDVPMIMYICQAVHFLDYTICNASHKAPLLITDARFDVLCTRIVKYYSLKRFVEETGKLPDEWSKSHDEKMFHYSSGMQAIMLALGICDQVSVFGFGKSAEAKHHYHTNQKAELDLHDYEAEYAFYHDLIERPQF; from the exons ATGAAGCGATCGCTCCGCTTGCCAATTAGCCTCCTGCTGGTGGTCGCCGTCTTCACCGCCCTCAGTTTTGGGGCGGCGCTCCGGCGCGGCATCGGCGATGGATCTTTGCGGGTGGTCGCCGCCGTGACGGCGGCGCCGCCCCTCAACGCGGCGGCGACGCCCCTCAATGCGACGCTCCTGAGGCTGGCTGCGGTGGACGCCGGGGAGGAGGAGCTGCGGAAGGAAGTGGAGGACCTCCTCGACGTGACCTTCCCCGCCGGCATCTCCGGCGGCCGCGGGGGCAGGCTCCGCTCGTTCTCCGCCTGGCGGCGGGAGAACCACGTGGAAGCGCGGACACGATCTGGCTCGCGACTCCCGATCCGTCTCCGGTCACCCAAGAACTACCGGATGTTCCCGGAGTTCCGCCGCGCCCTCCGCGACTGGTTCCGGAACCGCCGGTTCCAGCCGGTGGTCATGGCAGAGCTCGTCGCCCTCGTTAGGGGCCCCATCGACCGCCACCTCGGCCGCCCCGACGCCGGCCGCCGCTACGGTACCTGCGCCGTCGTCGGGAACAGCGGGATCCTCCTCAAGAACAAGCACGGCGAGCTGATCGACGGCCATGACCTCGTCATCCGCCTTAACAACGCCCGCACCAACGGCTACCAGCGGAATGTTGGATCAAAAACCGACCTTTCCTTCGTGAACAGCAACATTCTCCACTTCTGCGCCCGTAGGGACGGCTGCTTCTGCCACCCCTACGGCGATGACGTCCCCATGATCATGTACATTTGCCAAGCCGTCCACTTTCTCGATTACACCATCTGTAATGCCTCCCACAAGGCTCCCCTCCTCATCACCGATGCCCGGTTCGATGTTCTTTGTACTAGGATTGTGAAGTATTACTCTCTGAAGCGGTTCGTGGAGGAAACCGGCAAGCTGCCGGATGAGTGGAGCAAGTCCCATGATGAGAAAATGTTCCATTACTCATCAGGGATGCAGGCCATAATGCTTGCTTTGGGAATTTGCGATCAAgttagtgtttttggatttgggAAGTCGGCTGAGGCAAAGCACCATTACCACACCAACCAGAAGGCCGAACTGGATTTGCATGATTATGAGGCAGAGTATGCCTTCTACCATGACCTGATCGAGAGGCCACAG TTCTGA
- the LOC105035767 gene encoding sialyltransferase-like protein 1 isoform X1: MKRSLRLPISLLLVVAVFTALSFGAALRRGIGDGSLRVVAAVTAAPPLNAAATPLNATLLRLAAVDAGEEELRKEVEDLLDVTFPAGISGGRGGRLRSFSAWRRENHVEARTRSGSRLPIRLRSPKNYRMFPEFRRALRDWFRNRRFQPVVMAELVALVRGPIDRHLGRPDAGRRYGTCAVVGNSGILLKNKHGELIDGHDLVIRLNNARTNGYQRNVGSKTDLSFVNSNILHFCARRDGCFCHPYGDDVPMIMYICQAVHFLDYTICNASHKAPLLITDARFDVLCTRIVKYYSLKRFVEETGKLPDEWSKSHDEKMFHYSSGMQAIMLALGICDQVSVFGFGKSAEAKHHYHTNQKAELDLHDYEAEYAFYHDLIERPQVMRCWSKQLSCTPNTWVDVVANFANLVIAFHYVCTFKSISRLY, translated from the exons ATGAAGCGATCGCTCCGCTTGCCAATTAGCCTCCTGCTGGTGGTCGCCGTCTTCACCGCCCTCAGTTTTGGGGCGGCGCTCCGGCGCGGCATCGGCGATGGATCTTTGCGGGTGGTCGCCGCCGTGACGGCGGCGCCGCCCCTCAACGCGGCGGCGACGCCCCTCAATGCGACGCTCCTGAGGCTGGCTGCGGTGGACGCCGGGGAGGAGGAGCTGCGGAAGGAAGTGGAGGACCTCCTCGACGTGACCTTCCCCGCCGGCATCTCCGGCGGCCGCGGGGGCAGGCTCCGCTCGTTCTCCGCCTGGCGGCGGGAGAACCACGTGGAAGCGCGGACACGATCTGGCTCGCGACTCCCGATCCGTCTCCGGTCACCCAAGAACTACCGGATGTTCCCGGAGTTCCGCCGCGCCCTCCGCGACTGGTTCCGGAACCGCCGGTTCCAGCCGGTGGTCATGGCAGAGCTCGTCGCCCTCGTTAGGGGCCCCATCGACCGCCACCTCGGCCGCCCCGACGCCGGCCGCCGCTACGGTACCTGCGCCGTCGTCGGGAACAGCGGGATCCTCCTCAAGAACAAGCACGGCGAGCTGATCGACGGCCATGACCTCGTCATCCGCCTTAACAACGCCCGCACCAACGGCTACCAGCGGAATGTTGGATCAAAAACCGACCTTTCCTTCGTGAACAGCAACATTCTCCACTTCTGCGCCCGTAGGGACGGCTGCTTCTGCCACCCCTACGGCGATGACGTCCCCATGATCATGTACATTTGCCAAGCCGTCCACTTTCTCGATTACACCATCTGTAATGCCTCCCACAAGGCTCCCCTCCTCATCACCGATGCCCGGTTCGATGTTCTTTGTACTAGGATTGTGAAGTATTACTCTCTGAAGCGGTTCGTGGAGGAAACCGGCAAGCTGCCGGATGAGTGGAGCAAGTCCCATGATGAGAAAATGTTCCATTACTCATCAGGGATGCAGGCCATAATGCTTGCTTTGGGAATTTGCGATCAAgttagtgtttttggatttgggAAGTCGGCTGAGGCAAAGCACCATTACCACACCAACCAGAAGGCCGAACTGGATTTGCATGATTATGAGGCAGAGTATGCCTTCTACCATGACCTGATCGAGAGGCCACAG GTCATGAGATGCTGGAGCAAGCAATTAAGTTGTACTCCAAACACATGGGTTGATGTGGTAGCCAATTTTGCAAATCTAGTTATAGCATTTCATTACGTCTGTACATTTAAAAGCATTTCCCGACTATATTAA
- the LOC105035767 gene encoding sialyltransferase-like protein 1 isoform X3, with protein sequence MKRSLRLPISLLLVVAVFTALSFGAALRRGIGDGSLRVVAAVTAAPPLNAAATPLNATLLRLAAVDAGEEELRKEVEDLLDVTFPAGISGGRGGRLRSFSAWRRENHVEARTRSGSRLPIRLRSPKNYRMFPEFRRALRDWFRNRRFQPVVMAELVALVRGPIDRHLGRPDAGRRYGTCAVVGNSGILLKNKHGELIDGHDLVIRLNNARTNGYQRNVGSKTDLSFVNSNILHFCARRDGCFCHPYGDDVPMIMYICQAVHFLDYTICNASHKAPLLITDARFDVLCTRIVKYYSLKRFVEETGKLPDEWSKSHDEKMFHYSSGMQAIMLALGICDQVSVFGFGKSAEAKHHYHTNQKAELDLHDYEAEYAFYHDLIERPQNTCESFQATFLVFQLGNMNKGENYLSVGVECSGYCNDLNWRRASIIMHPVQAIIAYLDYFFNQATCDLIGSISSVKMLKMHHKKFSDTM encoded by the exons ATGAAGCGATCGCTCCGCTTGCCAATTAGCCTCCTGCTGGTGGTCGCCGTCTTCACCGCCCTCAGTTTTGGGGCGGCGCTCCGGCGCGGCATCGGCGATGGATCTTTGCGGGTGGTCGCCGCCGTGACGGCGGCGCCGCCCCTCAACGCGGCGGCGACGCCCCTCAATGCGACGCTCCTGAGGCTGGCTGCGGTGGACGCCGGGGAGGAGGAGCTGCGGAAGGAAGTGGAGGACCTCCTCGACGTGACCTTCCCCGCCGGCATCTCCGGCGGCCGCGGGGGCAGGCTCCGCTCGTTCTCCGCCTGGCGGCGGGAGAACCACGTGGAAGCGCGGACACGATCTGGCTCGCGACTCCCGATCCGTCTCCGGTCACCCAAGAACTACCGGATGTTCCCGGAGTTCCGCCGCGCCCTCCGCGACTGGTTCCGGAACCGCCGGTTCCAGCCGGTGGTCATGGCAGAGCTCGTCGCCCTCGTTAGGGGCCCCATCGACCGCCACCTCGGCCGCCCCGACGCCGGCCGCCGCTACGGTACCTGCGCCGTCGTCGGGAACAGCGGGATCCTCCTCAAGAACAAGCACGGCGAGCTGATCGACGGCCATGACCTCGTCATCCGCCTTAACAACGCCCGCACCAACGGCTACCAGCGGAATGTTGGATCAAAAACCGACCTTTCCTTCGTGAACAGCAACATTCTCCACTTCTGCGCCCGTAGGGACGGCTGCTTCTGCCACCCCTACGGCGATGACGTCCCCATGATCATGTACATTTGCCAAGCCGTCCACTTTCTCGATTACACCATCTGTAATGCCTCCCACAAGGCTCCCCTCCTCATCACCGATGCCCGGTTCGATGTTCTTTGTACTAGGATTGTGAAGTATTACTCTCTGAAGCGGTTCGTGGAGGAAACCGGCAAGCTGCCGGATGAGTGGAGCAAGTCCCATGATGAGAAAATGTTCCATTACTCATCAGGGATGCAGGCCATAATGCTTGCTTTGGGAATTTGCGATCAAgttagtgtttttggatttgggAAGTCGGCTGAGGCAAAGCACCATTACCACACCAACCAGAAGGCCGAACTGGATTTGCATGATTATGAGGCAGAGTATGCCTTCTACCATGACCTGATCGAGAGGCCACAG AATACATGTGAGTCTTTTCAAGCTACTTTTCTGGTTTTCCAACTAGGCAACATGAATAAAGGGGAAAATTATCTTTCAGTTGGCGTTGAGTGTTCTGGTTACTGCAATGACCTAAATTGGCGGCGGGCATCCATTATAATGCATCCAGTGCAAGCTATCATTGCATATCTAGATTACTTCTTTAATCAAGCTACATGTGATCTAATCGGATCAATTAGTTCCGTAAAAATGTTGAAGATGCATCACAAGAAATTCTCTGATACCATGTAA